The following proteins are encoded in a genomic region of Glycine soja cultivar W05 chromosome 17, ASM419377v2, whole genome shotgun sequence:
- the LOC114392580 gene encoding CCR4-NOT transcription complex subunit 10-like isoform X2 — MESRDLPSSSPSSTANRDASSATDAEDGVFTVAVALAKDAALHFQSGKFAECVEVLNQLLQKKQGDPKVLHNIAIVDFFRDGCSDPKKLLEVINGIKRKNDELALASEEQGESVNNVGNKVLGSKGSNASVHQFSGANSTSTMYTDEFDSSVAMLNIAIVWFHLHDYVKTLSVLEPLFQNIEPIDETTALHICLLLLDASLACHDASKSADVLTYLEKAFGVSSASQGDSGNTAQQQAVNLITKSVPVAISASAADASSSDLGSSANASENHLSRALSEDTLDYEAMILDMAGQNLVRPMGPSSNDLSRALVDRFSTVDLKLKLQLYKVRFLLLTRNLKLAKREVKLAMNIARGRDSSMALLLKSQLEYARGNHRKAVKLLMASNNRTDTAFSSIFNNNLGCIYYQLGKYQTSSLFFSKALTNCSSLRKDQALKLATFSQDNSLLIIYNCGVQHLACGKPILAARCFQKASLVFYKQPLLWLRLSECCLMALEKGLIKSSWVPSEKLGVGVCVVGIGKWRQLVVEDQISGNGLVDSSEGDDCPGEDGRLKLSMSLARQCLLNALHLLDSNSANCLKSGLPSNSSVEDNDGSEVSPSKNSNIKNLHGIDSKAFSVAVGLGQVNANGDTKEQKGGNSQELVQNSLSYYENVRKRENQLVKQAVLANLAYVELELDNPVKALSVAKSLLELPECSRIYIFLGHVYAAEALCLLNRPKEAAEHLSFYLSGGNNVDLPFSLEDCEKWQPERTADFDEVNGGSTTAKNSSLEGTQSIVFLKPEEARATIYANFAVMSAMQGEFEKSNILVAQALSILPNSPEATLTAVYVDLMLGKPQEALTKLKRCSRIRFLPSGITLNKSS, encoded by the exons ATGGAATCCCGAGATTTACCGTCGTCGTCCCCGTCGTCCACCGCCAACCGTGACGCCTCCTCCGCCACCGATGCCGAGGACGGCGTTTTCACCGTCGCTGTAGCGCTCGCCAAAGACGCCGCGTTGCATTTCCAGTCAGGCAAGTTTGCCGAGTGCGTCGAGGTCTTGAACCAGCTattgcagaagaagcaaggCGATCCAAAG GTCCTTCATAATATTGCAATTGTGGATTTCTTCCGAGATGGTTGTTCGGATCCCAAGAAGTTGCTTGAAGTAATTAATGGCATCAAG AGAAAAAATGACGAGCTTGCTCTGGCTTCGGAAGAACAAGGAGAGTCAGTTAACAATGTTGGAAATAAAGTTTTGGGGTCCAAAGGAAGTAATGCTTCGGTACACCAGTTTTCAGGTGCAAATAGCACCAGCACCATGTATACAGATGAATTTGACTCTTCTGTGGCAATGCTAAATATT GCGATCGTTTGGTTCCATCTTCATGACTATGTGAAGACATTGTCAGTTTTGGAACCTctctttcaaaatattgaaccCATAGATGAG ACAACAGCTCTACATATTTGCCTTCTGCTGCTTGATGCTAGCCTTGCTTGCCATGATGCATCAAAATCAGCT GATGTGTTGACTTATCTGGAAAAAGCCTTTGGTGTTAGTAGTGCGAGTCAAGGTGATAGTGGGAACACAGCACAGCAGCAAGCTGTAAATCTAATTACGAAGTCGGTACCTGTTGCCATTAGTGCATCAGCTGCTGATGCATCCAGTTCTGACTTAGGGTCGAGTGCAAATGCATCTGAAAATCATCTATCCAGAGCTTTGTCTGAAGATACACTTGATTATGAAGCCATGATTTTGGATATGGCTGGACAAAATCTAGTGAGGCCAATGGGCCCATCTTCAAATGATCTTTCAAGGGCTTTGGTTGACAGGTTTTCTACTGTTGATTTAAAGCTTAAATTGCAACTTTACAAGGTTAGGTTTCTGCTTCTTACTAGGAACTTGAAGCTAGCAAAACGAGAAGTCAAGCTGGCCATGAACATCGCACGTGGAAGAGATTCATCAATGGCTCTTCTTTTGAAATCCCAGCTTGAATATGCACGTGGTAACCACCGCAAAGCTGTGAAGCTATTGATGGCATCAAATAATCGGACTGACACAGCATTTTCAAGCATTTTCAACAACAATCTTGGGTGCATTTATTATCAGCTCGGAAAGTATCAGACGTCTTCATTATTCTTCTCAAAGGCATTAACCAATTGCTCATCACTGCGGAAGGACCAAGCACTAAAGCTAGCCACTTTCTCACAGGATAATTCTCtccttataatatataattgtggTGTGCAGCACTTGGCTTGTGGGAAGCCAATACTTGCTGCTCGATGTTTCCAGAAGGCAAGTCTGGTCTTTTACAAACAACCTCTCTTGTGGCTCCGACTCTCAGAATGCTGTTTGATGGCTTTAGAAAAGGGCCTAATCAAATCAAGTTGGGTTCCATCAGAGAAGTTGGGGGTAGGAGTTTGTGTTGTTGGGATAGGAAAATGGAGGCAACTTGTGGTGGAAGATCAGATTTCAGGAAATGGACTTGTGGACTCATCTGAAGGGGATGATTGCCCAGGTGAAGATGGGCGACTAAAGTTATCGATGTCCCTTGCCCGGCAGTGCCTCTTGAATGCTCTACACTTGCTGGACTCCAACAGTGCAAATTGTTTGAAGTCTGGTTTGCCCTCTAACTCTTCTGTGGAGGATAATGATGGAAGTGAAGTGTCGCcttcaaagaattcaaatattaaaaacttacATGGCATTGATTCAAAGGCATTTTCAGTAGCAGTAGGGTTAGGTCAGGTCAATGCAAATGGGGACACTAAAGAACAAAAAGGAGGAAATAGTCAGGAACTTGTTCAGAACTCCCTCTCCTATTATGAAAATGTCCGTAAAAGAGAAAATCAATTGGTTAAGCAAGCCGTTCTTGCTAATTTAGCATATGTGGAGCTGGAATTGGACAATCCTGTGAAGGCACTATCAGTTGCTAAATCTCTCTTAGAACTTCCAGAATGTTCCAGAATTTACATCTTTCTAGGCCATGTTTATGCAGCAGAGGCTCTCTGCTTGCTGAACAGACCAAAGGAAGCAGCTGAGCACTTGTCATTTTATTTGTCTGGGGGAAACAATGTTGACTTGCCTTTCAGCCTAGAGGACTGTGAGAAATGGCAACCGGAGAGGACTGCTGATTTTGACGAGGTGAATGGAGGATCCACAACTGCTAagaattcttctcttgaaggCACTCAGAGTATTGTTTTCCTCAAGCCAGAGGAGGCGCGAGCAACAATTTATGCAAATTTTGCTGTAATGTCGGCGATGCAGGGTGAATTTGAGAAATCCAATATACTGGTTGCGCAGGCATTGTCCATATTACCCAACAGTCCAGAAGCCACTCTTACTGCAGTTTATGTGGATCTCATGCTTGGTAAGCCACAggaagctctgaccaaattaAAACGTTGTAGCCGTATTAGGTTCCTTCCTAGTGGAATAACATTGAATAAATCTTCTTGA
- the LOC114392580 gene encoding CCR4-NOT transcription complex subunit 10-like isoform X1, whose translation MESRDLPSSSPSSTANRDASSATDAEDGVFTVAVALAKDAALHFQSGKFAECVEVLNQLLQKKQGDPKVLHNIAIVDFFRDGCSDPKKLLEVINGIKRKNDELALASEEQGESVNNVGNKVLGSKGSNASVHQFSGANSTSTMYTDEFDSSVAMLNIAIVWFHLHDYVKTLSVLEPLFQNIEPIDEQTTALHICLLLLDASLACHDASKSADVLTYLEKAFGVSSASQGDSGNTAQQQAVNLITKSVPVAISASAADASSSDLGSSANASENHLSRALSEDTLDYEAMILDMAGQNLVRPMGPSSNDLSRALVDRFSTVDLKLKLQLYKVRFLLLTRNLKLAKREVKLAMNIARGRDSSMALLLKSQLEYARGNHRKAVKLLMASNNRTDTAFSSIFNNNLGCIYYQLGKYQTSSLFFSKALTNCSSLRKDQALKLATFSQDNSLLIIYNCGVQHLACGKPILAARCFQKASLVFYKQPLLWLRLSECCLMALEKGLIKSSWVPSEKLGVGVCVVGIGKWRQLVVEDQISGNGLVDSSEGDDCPGEDGRLKLSMSLARQCLLNALHLLDSNSANCLKSGLPSNSSVEDNDGSEVSPSKNSNIKNLHGIDSKAFSVAVGLGQVNANGDTKEQKGGNSQELVQNSLSYYENVRKRENQLVKQAVLANLAYVELELDNPVKALSVAKSLLELPECSRIYIFLGHVYAAEALCLLNRPKEAAEHLSFYLSGGNNVDLPFSLEDCEKWQPERTADFDEVNGGSTTAKNSSLEGTQSIVFLKPEEARATIYANFAVMSAMQGEFEKSNILVAQALSILPNSPEATLTAVYVDLMLGKPQEALTKLKRCSRIRFLPSGITLNKSS comes from the exons ATGGAATCCCGAGATTTACCGTCGTCGTCCCCGTCGTCCACCGCCAACCGTGACGCCTCCTCCGCCACCGATGCCGAGGACGGCGTTTTCACCGTCGCTGTAGCGCTCGCCAAAGACGCCGCGTTGCATTTCCAGTCAGGCAAGTTTGCCGAGTGCGTCGAGGTCTTGAACCAGCTattgcagaagaagcaaggCGATCCAAAG GTCCTTCATAATATTGCAATTGTGGATTTCTTCCGAGATGGTTGTTCGGATCCCAAGAAGTTGCTTGAAGTAATTAATGGCATCAAG AGAAAAAATGACGAGCTTGCTCTGGCTTCGGAAGAACAAGGAGAGTCAGTTAACAATGTTGGAAATAAAGTTTTGGGGTCCAAAGGAAGTAATGCTTCGGTACACCAGTTTTCAGGTGCAAATAGCACCAGCACCATGTATACAGATGAATTTGACTCTTCTGTGGCAATGCTAAATATT GCGATCGTTTGGTTCCATCTTCATGACTATGTGAAGACATTGTCAGTTTTGGAACCTctctttcaaaatattgaaccCATAGATGAG CAGACAACAGCTCTACATATTTGCCTTCTGCTGCTTGATGCTAGCCTTGCTTGCCATGATGCATCAAAATCAGCT GATGTGTTGACTTATCTGGAAAAAGCCTTTGGTGTTAGTAGTGCGAGTCAAGGTGATAGTGGGAACACAGCACAGCAGCAAGCTGTAAATCTAATTACGAAGTCGGTACCTGTTGCCATTAGTGCATCAGCTGCTGATGCATCCAGTTCTGACTTAGGGTCGAGTGCAAATGCATCTGAAAATCATCTATCCAGAGCTTTGTCTGAAGATACACTTGATTATGAAGCCATGATTTTGGATATGGCTGGACAAAATCTAGTGAGGCCAATGGGCCCATCTTCAAATGATCTTTCAAGGGCTTTGGTTGACAGGTTTTCTACTGTTGATTTAAAGCTTAAATTGCAACTTTACAAGGTTAGGTTTCTGCTTCTTACTAGGAACTTGAAGCTAGCAAAACGAGAAGTCAAGCTGGCCATGAACATCGCACGTGGAAGAGATTCATCAATGGCTCTTCTTTTGAAATCCCAGCTTGAATATGCACGTGGTAACCACCGCAAAGCTGTGAAGCTATTGATGGCATCAAATAATCGGACTGACACAGCATTTTCAAGCATTTTCAACAACAATCTTGGGTGCATTTATTATCAGCTCGGAAAGTATCAGACGTCTTCATTATTCTTCTCAAAGGCATTAACCAATTGCTCATCACTGCGGAAGGACCAAGCACTAAAGCTAGCCACTTTCTCACAGGATAATTCTCtccttataatatataattgtggTGTGCAGCACTTGGCTTGTGGGAAGCCAATACTTGCTGCTCGATGTTTCCAGAAGGCAAGTCTGGTCTTTTACAAACAACCTCTCTTGTGGCTCCGACTCTCAGAATGCTGTTTGATGGCTTTAGAAAAGGGCCTAATCAAATCAAGTTGGGTTCCATCAGAGAAGTTGGGGGTAGGAGTTTGTGTTGTTGGGATAGGAAAATGGAGGCAACTTGTGGTGGAAGATCAGATTTCAGGAAATGGACTTGTGGACTCATCTGAAGGGGATGATTGCCCAGGTGAAGATGGGCGACTAAAGTTATCGATGTCCCTTGCCCGGCAGTGCCTCTTGAATGCTCTACACTTGCTGGACTCCAACAGTGCAAATTGTTTGAAGTCTGGTTTGCCCTCTAACTCTTCTGTGGAGGATAATGATGGAAGTGAAGTGTCGCcttcaaagaattcaaatattaaaaacttacATGGCATTGATTCAAAGGCATTTTCAGTAGCAGTAGGGTTAGGTCAGGTCAATGCAAATGGGGACACTAAAGAACAAAAAGGAGGAAATAGTCAGGAACTTGTTCAGAACTCCCTCTCCTATTATGAAAATGTCCGTAAAAGAGAAAATCAATTGGTTAAGCAAGCCGTTCTTGCTAATTTAGCATATGTGGAGCTGGAATTGGACAATCCTGTGAAGGCACTATCAGTTGCTAAATCTCTCTTAGAACTTCCAGAATGTTCCAGAATTTACATCTTTCTAGGCCATGTTTATGCAGCAGAGGCTCTCTGCTTGCTGAACAGACCAAAGGAAGCAGCTGAGCACTTGTCATTTTATTTGTCTGGGGGAAACAATGTTGACTTGCCTTTCAGCCTAGAGGACTGTGAGAAATGGCAACCGGAGAGGACTGCTGATTTTGACGAGGTGAATGGAGGATCCACAACTGCTAagaattcttctcttgaaggCACTCAGAGTATTGTTTTCCTCAAGCCAGAGGAGGCGCGAGCAACAATTTATGCAAATTTTGCTGTAATGTCGGCGATGCAGGGTGAATTTGAGAAATCCAATATACTGGTTGCGCAGGCATTGTCCATATTACCCAACAGTCCAGAAGCCACTCTTACTGCAGTTTATGTGGATCTCATGCTTGGTAAGCCACAggaagctctgaccaaattaAAACGTTGTAGCCGTATTAGGTTCCTTCCTAGTGGAATAACATTGAATAAATCTTCTTGA
- the LOC114392580 gene encoding CCR4-NOT transcription complex subunit 10-like isoform X3, translated as MSFVLLLSFVFSFLKQTTALHICLLLLDASLACHDASKSADVLTYLEKAFGVSSASQGDSGNTAQQQAVNLITKSVPVAISASAADASSSDLGSSANASENHLSRALSEDTLDYEAMILDMAGQNLVRPMGPSSNDLSRALVDRFSTVDLKLKLQLYKVRFLLLTRNLKLAKREVKLAMNIARGRDSSMALLLKSQLEYARGNHRKAVKLLMASNNRTDTAFSSIFNNNLGCIYYQLGKYQTSSLFFSKALTNCSSLRKDQALKLATFSQDNSLLIIYNCGVQHLACGKPILAARCFQKASLVFYKQPLLWLRLSECCLMALEKGLIKSSWVPSEKLGVGVCVVGIGKWRQLVVEDQISGNGLVDSSEGDDCPGEDGRLKLSMSLARQCLLNALHLLDSNSANCLKSGLPSNSSVEDNDGSEVSPSKNSNIKNLHGIDSKAFSVAVGLGQVNANGDTKEQKGGNSQELVQNSLSYYENVRKRENQLVKQAVLANLAYVELELDNPVKALSVAKSLLELPECSRIYIFLGHVYAAEALCLLNRPKEAAEHLSFYLSGGNNVDLPFSLEDCEKWQPERTADFDEVNGGSTTAKNSSLEGTQSIVFLKPEEARATIYANFAVMSAMQGEFEKSNILVAQALSILPNSPEATLTAVYVDLMLGKPQEALTKLKRCSRIRFLPSGITLNKSS; from the exons ATGAG CTTTGTTTTGCTCCTTTCTTTTGTGTTCTCTTTTCTAAAGCAGACAACAGCTCTACATATTTGCCTTCTGCTGCTTGATGCTAGCCTTGCTTGCCATGATGCATCAAAATCAGCT GATGTGTTGACTTATCTGGAAAAAGCCTTTGGTGTTAGTAGTGCGAGTCAAGGTGATAGTGGGAACACAGCACAGCAGCAAGCTGTAAATCTAATTACGAAGTCGGTACCTGTTGCCATTAGTGCATCAGCTGCTGATGCATCCAGTTCTGACTTAGGGTCGAGTGCAAATGCATCTGAAAATCATCTATCCAGAGCTTTGTCTGAAGATACACTTGATTATGAAGCCATGATTTTGGATATGGCTGGACAAAATCTAGTGAGGCCAATGGGCCCATCTTCAAATGATCTTTCAAGGGCTTTGGTTGACAGGTTTTCTACTGTTGATTTAAAGCTTAAATTGCAACTTTACAAGGTTAGGTTTCTGCTTCTTACTAGGAACTTGAAGCTAGCAAAACGAGAAGTCAAGCTGGCCATGAACATCGCACGTGGAAGAGATTCATCAATGGCTCTTCTTTTGAAATCCCAGCTTGAATATGCACGTGGTAACCACCGCAAAGCTGTGAAGCTATTGATGGCATCAAATAATCGGACTGACACAGCATTTTCAAGCATTTTCAACAACAATCTTGGGTGCATTTATTATCAGCTCGGAAAGTATCAGACGTCTTCATTATTCTTCTCAAAGGCATTAACCAATTGCTCATCACTGCGGAAGGACCAAGCACTAAAGCTAGCCACTTTCTCACAGGATAATTCTCtccttataatatataattgtggTGTGCAGCACTTGGCTTGTGGGAAGCCAATACTTGCTGCTCGATGTTTCCAGAAGGCAAGTCTGGTCTTTTACAAACAACCTCTCTTGTGGCTCCGACTCTCAGAATGCTGTTTGATGGCTTTAGAAAAGGGCCTAATCAAATCAAGTTGGGTTCCATCAGAGAAGTTGGGGGTAGGAGTTTGTGTTGTTGGGATAGGAAAATGGAGGCAACTTGTGGTGGAAGATCAGATTTCAGGAAATGGACTTGTGGACTCATCTGAAGGGGATGATTGCCCAGGTGAAGATGGGCGACTAAAGTTATCGATGTCCCTTGCCCGGCAGTGCCTCTTGAATGCTCTACACTTGCTGGACTCCAACAGTGCAAATTGTTTGAAGTCTGGTTTGCCCTCTAACTCTTCTGTGGAGGATAATGATGGAAGTGAAGTGTCGCcttcaaagaattcaaatattaaaaacttacATGGCATTGATTCAAAGGCATTTTCAGTAGCAGTAGGGTTAGGTCAGGTCAATGCAAATGGGGACACTAAAGAACAAAAAGGAGGAAATAGTCAGGAACTTGTTCAGAACTCCCTCTCCTATTATGAAAATGTCCGTAAAAGAGAAAATCAATTGGTTAAGCAAGCCGTTCTTGCTAATTTAGCATATGTGGAGCTGGAATTGGACAATCCTGTGAAGGCACTATCAGTTGCTAAATCTCTCTTAGAACTTCCAGAATGTTCCAGAATTTACATCTTTCTAGGCCATGTTTATGCAGCAGAGGCTCTCTGCTTGCTGAACAGACCAAAGGAAGCAGCTGAGCACTTGTCATTTTATTTGTCTGGGGGAAACAATGTTGACTTGCCTTTCAGCCTAGAGGACTGTGAGAAATGGCAACCGGAGAGGACTGCTGATTTTGACGAGGTGAATGGAGGATCCACAACTGCTAagaattcttctcttgaaggCACTCAGAGTATTGTTTTCCTCAAGCCAGAGGAGGCGCGAGCAACAATTTATGCAAATTTTGCTGTAATGTCGGCGATGCAGGGTGAATTTGAGAAATCCAATATACTGGTTGCGCAGGCATTGTCCATATTACCCAACAGTCCAGAAGCCACTCTTACTGCAGTTTATGTGGATCTCATGCTTGGTAAGCCACAggaagctctgaccaaattaAAACGTTGTAGCCGTATTAGGTTCCTTCCTAGTGGAATAACATTGAATAAATCTTCTTGA